Genomic segment of Clostridium sp. Marseille-P299:
TAAAAGGAGCAGAAGTAGTTCGCTCCTTTTATATTGTATTATTTTACATTGTATTATATTACATACAAAAAACAATCCTTATCATTATGATTTATCTCTTTTTCTAGTTTCATCCCAAGTTTTGTTGCAACTTTTATTGATTTAATATTATTGGTATCAATAACTGCGATAATTCGATTGATATCTAAGTTATGTTTTGCGTAATTTATAACAAATTCAGACGCTTCCAAGGCATATCCATTGTTCCAATAATCATAGTCAATAAGATAACCCAATTCTATTTCGGTAATTTCGCCTATTAAACTATTTTGCAAGCCACATCTACCAATTAATTTACCATTATCTTTTAAAAAGATCCCCCAAATGCCATAACCATAAAAATTATACATATTACTAATATGAGATTTATGTTTTTCAAACTCAACTTCATATGGCTCATTCATATCATTGATAAATTTTAAAACATTTGGATTTTTAGACATAGTATAAATATCTTTAAAATCATTATTAGTAAGTTCGCGTATTATTAAACGATTTGTCATACCAATGGTTAGCGGTTCACCTTTAGAACGTAAATAAGTGTTATTTACAAATGTATAATTAATTTCTTCAAAGCCTTCAACGATAATGTCTGCAAGACTTAAATCTTGATTCCCTGAATTAGGATTATAAAAACCAATACAAGTGATTCCTGCATTTTTAGCAGCTCTAACACCGTTATTAGAGTCTTCAATGACAATTGCTTCAGATGGTAAAATCTTTAGTTCTTCGCATGCCTTTAAAAATACATCAGGAGCTGGTTTTGGATTTTTAAGATCTCTACCAGATACATATCGGGAAAAATAAGAGGTGATATCTAGTGAATTTGCCGTATCCATAATGGCGTCCATAGGAGAGGAGGAGGCAATTGCTAACTTCATATTATTGTTATATAAATTAATGATCAATTCTTTTATATAAGGGATAGCGGGATAACCATTTGTTTTTAATAATTTTTCCTTTTCTTGTTTGTTTGCTAATAAAAAATCTTCAATTGAATTACTTAATTGATATTTTTCTTTTAATACTTCAAACATATGTTTATCCGTACTTCCAATAAAAGATGAGAAGTATTCATCGTCAATAGAGACACCAAAGCGTTTCATAACATTAATTGCAGCTTGGGTATGTAATGGTTCACTATCAATCAATACGCCGTCCATGTCGAAAATCAC
This window contains:
- a CDS encoding GNAT family N-acetyltransferase, whose protein sequence is MLKAVIFDMDGVLIDSEPLHTQAAINVMKRFGVSIDDEYFSSFIGSTDKHMFEVLKEKYQLSNSIEDFLLANKQEKEKLLKTNGYPAIPYIKELIINLYNNNMKLAIASSSPMDAIMDTANSLDITSYFSRYVSGRDLKNPKPAPDVFLKACEELKILPSEAIVIEDSNNGVRAAKNAGITCIGFYNPNSGNQDLSLADIIVEGFEEINYTFVNNTYLRSKGEPLTIGMTNRLIIRELTNNDFKDIYTMSKNPNVLKFINDMNEPYEVEFEKHKSHISNMYNFYGYGIWGIFLKDNGKLIGRCGLQNSLIGEITEIELGYLIDYDYWNNGYALEASEFVINYAKHNLDINRIIAVIDTNNIKSIKVATKLGMKLEKEINHNDKDCFLYVI